The Bombus vancouverensis nearcticus chromosome 12, iyBomVanc1_principal, whole genome shotgun sequence genome contains a region encoding:
- the LOC117155216 gene encoding uncharacterized protein LOC117155216 isoform X1 translates to MSSLFKRDTKNRVYMKERLARVEEMKKSIQSLCDNDSSTPEDVRPFFYKFGNSRDNSIERSSDEDGINRPKQTRRSRRESSEEESETAHHKQKKGKEHLKNDGHKKIMRNKKVDSNNIRKEKNKTRNSVSSDSDDAIYEKSAEKKTKRHSSLKSKQKETDSSSDKEFQKSKVSLSGLSVMKKTGKDRVISTESNQESTSQLIKKTRISKEQSLQFKSHVVKIFNQFKVICSEYEIQMEHVKWKYFKKELTYQESAFNVIEKSKNVINNLKMELNAQKEELTNFYEKWSKSHKVQNIARSLSDNEIAKEREDTEESNKSENSSNAASAVSECDNEEIFSDEGTSNTKINVDKNKTNNTLTKVSEKLIGDNEKSDQIISSILDNKKEDKTYTRDDLKVIDANEKASEEYQTSTNEHAMNESIDDIFEDTPEDIDINDLIEVRDECRNENGLQLKELEKNNDNKDKNSFTNEKLDTKLTDKNSCSTKIENAKSKSVFSDEIVESTEEKKNDVLNDIDAEEQAKRAMLESDSETPTNDESLNEKFIKSFSTNDSFEEKDVSQSKKIKCDKKEEKDKTQSNSIHENNLLDKPDELINEEVCAKRALLESNSDDSISPCDKKESLSKKHYSSDSSENSSSDNDKMITLKPLIINTSSKKNKDEDKNLTKNKRALDSREPARLPKISYTGSDKKLKIFCKVVVEKLSENALKKYKNALEKSRQYLENKELRSLIDLDRLQNNRKNTFGSTRSSLSRKAKKTKVKEIEDSLLNHLKNENAEENSDIIENIGEDSDINNDISIAKIQANFQTNRELMLEADAVTKKALLYSSDSDIGERKESTSENSNSEEDKSKTKSKDLSKRSTQKVEKKSSDKENDDKWKKNKWRRNKLLTMKFSSDSDSDVAREKWNKKQKGTEKAEESHIKHSAIKVAKRERRNRRQIIDSDSDLQVINSDTKSNKSAMSEDNMSSDSDSSVGKPKKMRKRKTHKSSDSDSSIIEKRTKPKRRRIKNMSSNSDENSDKDLDITNSQGTPGKKGRKNIRKVMKDKQVTSDTKQAAKEEEERLKRIAERQKLYNEMYEARLAGEEKVDKLVLDFDPETKEELVTVHENLVKRLKPHQAEGIKFMWDACFESLERVNSSNGSGCIIAHCMGLGKTLQVIALGHTLLTHEKTGVKTIMIVCPLSTVLNWVNEFTNWLKDIEHDIEIYEMTKLRKNIERKFQLESWQRTGGVLIIGYEMFRNLSGTNNKMRKNIKEAVLQYLINPGPDVVVCDEGHLLKNEDTALSKSMKQIKTLRRIVLTGTPLQNNLIEYHCMVQFVKPNLLGTKKEFSNRFGNPITNGQFDDSTEYDVTLMKKRAYVLHKMLKGCVQRFDYSVLTPFLPPKQEYVIFVSLTEMQINMYQYYLDNFARRIRNANGSLFADFQSLQRIWTHPLVLRMNAEKIEKINEKKFEISDSEGSLKDFIDDAEIETTTSMSTEEDDDIVTIDTNVTKNIRTNSKNNRPEAEIIPEESEKKEEEWWLQFVKLEHFEDMRVSSKLILLFGILKECEQIGDKVLVFSQSLYSLSLIEQFLEKIDNTTQNGENLEYIDGHTGSWSLGLDYFRMDGQTSAENRNAWCRIFNEPSNTRARLFLISTRAGGLGINLTAANRVIIFDASWNPSHDVQSIFRVYRFGQKKPCYVYRFLAAGTMEEKIYNRQVTKLSLSCRVVDEQQIERHYSNQNLNELYTFERNNGEKPTLNLPKDRLLAEIFLKYKNFVENYHEHDSLLENKAEEELNEEERKQAWLEYEEEKKGKPPIMPSYSMAFPNNMMLNQYKIPPPLGIGTDYEKLRILLQKDYPNATPQTQQMMTANVLTNMYNYMEQHSFYNTANSIIDQNPNLTSVPNMAQTSYSVPNRIKNLTNQQKDYRITDIRSGDVDDDVIEVISTTVNNKNKNQEE, encoded by the exons ATGTCTTCTTTGTTCAA AAGAGACACTAAAAACAGAGTATATATGAAAGAACGGCTTGCAAGAgtggaagaaatgaaaaaatcaaTACAGTCATTATGTGACAATGATTCCAGTACTCCTGAAGATGTACGAcctttcttttataaatttggAAATTCAC GTGATAATTCAATTGAAAGGTCATCTGATGAAGATGGCATTAACAGACCAAAACAAACAAGAAGGTCTAGAAGAGAATCCTCTGAGGAGGAGAGTGAAACTGCTCATCATAAACAAAAGAAAGGCAAGGAACATTTAAAAAACGATGGGCACAAAAAGATTATGAGAAATAAGAAAGTTGATTCTAATaatataagaaaagaaaagaataaaaccaGAAATTCAGTTTCTAGTGATTCAGATGATGCAATTTATGAGAAATCTGCTGAAAAGAAGACAAAAAGACATTCATCATTAAAGTCAAAACAAAAAGAAACAGACTCTAGTTCTGACAAAGAATTCCAAAAATCAAAAGTTTCTCTTAGTGGTTTGAGTGTCATGAAAAAAACTGGGAAGGATCGAGTAATATCCACTGAGTCAAATCAAGAATCCACATCACAGTTAATAAAAAAGACTAGAATCAGCAAAGAACAAAGCTTACAGTTCAAGTCTCATGTTgtgaaaatttttaatcaatttaaggTAATTTGTTCAGAATATGAAATACAGATGGAACATGtaaaatggaaatattttaagaaagaATTAACATACCAAGAATCAGCATTTAATGTTATAGAAAAATCAAAAAATGTGATCAACAATCTTAAAATGGAACTTAATGcacaaaaagaagaattaacaaatttttatgaaaaatggaGTAAAAGTCATAAAGTACAAAACATAGCTCGTTCTTTAAGCGATAACGAAATAGCAAAAGAGAGAGAGGATACAGAAGAATCCAATAAATCCGAGAACAGCTCGAATGCAGCAAGCGCAGTTTCTGAATGTGATaatgaagaaatattttctgaTGAAGGAACAAGTAATACGAAAATAAAcgttgataaaaacaaaacaaacaatacATTAACTAAAGTTTCAGAAAAATTAATAGGTGACAATGAAAAGAGTGATCAAATTATCTCTTCCATCTTAGACAAcaaaaaggaagataaaactTATACAAGAGATGATTTGAAAGTAATTGATGCAAATGAGAAGGCATCTGAAGAATATCAGACATCTACAAATGAACATGCTATGAACGAATCCATAGATGATATATTTGAAGATACACCTGAAGATATAGACATTAATGATTTGATAGAAGTCAGAGATGAATGTAGGAATGAAAATGGTTTACAATTAAAAGAACttgaaaaaaataatgataataaagataaaaactCTTTCACAAATGAAAAATTAGATACAAAACTTACAGATAAAAACTCGTGCTCTACGAAAATTGAAAATGCAAAATCTAAATCAGTTTTTTCTGATGAAATTGTAGAATCaactgaagaaaagaaaaatgacgTTTTAAATGATATTGATGCCGAAGAACAAGCTAAGAGGGCAATGTTAGAATCGGACTCAGAAACACCCACAAATGATGAATCActgaatgaaaaatttattaaaagtttCAGCACAAATGATAGTTTCGAAGAGAAAGACGTATCGCAatcgaaaaagataaaatgtgataaaaaagaagaaaaagataagACACAAAGTAATTCTAttcatgaaaataatttattagacAAACCTGATGAACTCATTAATGAAGAAGTTTGTGCTAAACGTGCACTTCTTGAGTCAAATTCAGATGATTCTATCAGTCCTTGtgataaaaaagaaagtttaaGTAAGAAACATTATTCCAGTGACAGTAGTGAAAATTCAAGTTCTGATAATGATAAAATGATTACATTGAAACCACTAATAATAAATACTTCttcaaagaaaaataaagatgaagATAAAAATCTTACAAAAAACAAAAGAGCATTGGATTCTAGAGAACCAGCACGTTTACCTAAAATAAGTTATACTGGGTcagataaaaaattaaaaatattttgtaaagttGTTGTTGAAAAATTATCAGAAAATGCTCTTAAAAAGTATAAGAATGCGTTAGAAAAATCTCGACAatatttagagaataaagaGCTTAGAAG TCTAATTGATTTGGATAGGTTACAAAACAATCGTAAAAATACTTTTGGCTCGACACGAAGTTCTTTATCTAGAAAAGCAAAAAAGACTAAAGTAAAGGAAATTGAAGATTCCCTATTGAATCATTTGAAAAACGAAAATGCAGAGGAAAATTCtgatataattgaaaatataggGGAAGATTCTGATATAAACAATGATATTTCAATCGCAAAAATACAAGCTAATTTCCAAACTAATAGAGAATTAATGTTGGAAGCAGATGCAGTTACTAAGAAAGCTCTTTTATATTCTTCCGACTCAGATATTG GTGAACGAAAAGAATCTACCTCTGAAAACAGTAACAGTGAGGAGGACAAAAGTAAAACTAAATCAAAGGATCTTTCAAAACGATCAACTCAAAAAGTTGAAAAAAAGAGTAGTGATAAG GAAAATGATgacaaatggaagaaaaataaatggaGGCGAAATAAACTATTAACAATGAAGTTCTCCTCTGACTCAGATTCTGATGTTGCAAGAGAAAAATGGAATAAGAAACAAAAAGGGACAGAAAAGGCAGAAGAAAGTCATAT CAAACATTCAGCTATCAAAGTTgcaaaacgcgaaagaagaaATCGTAGACAGATTATAGATTCTGATTCAGATCTGCAGGTGATAAATTCTGatacaaaatcaaataaatctGCCATGTCAGAAGATAATATGTCTTCAGATAGTGATTCTTCAGTAGGAAAACCAAAAAAGATGCGTAAACGTAAGACACATAAATCATCTGATTCTGACTCTTCGATTATAGAGAAAAG AACCAAACCAAAGAGAAGACGCATTAAAAATATGTCCAGTAATAGTGATGAAAATAGCGATAAGGACCTTGATATTACGAATTCTCAAGGAACACCTGGAAAAAAAGGtcgtaaaaatatccgaaaAGTAATGAAAGATAAGCAAGTTACAAGTGATACTAAGCAAGCTGccaaagaagaggaagaaagactTAAACGTATTGCTGAGAGACAAAAATTG tACAATGAGATGTATGAAGCAAGATTGGCTGGCGAAGAAAAAGTAGATAAGTTGGTATTGGATTTTGATCCTGAAACAAAAGAGGAATTGGTGACTGTCCATGAAAATTTAGTAAAGCGTTTAAAACCCCATCAAGCTGAAGGAATAAAATTCATGTGGGACGCATGCTTTGAATCATTGGAAAGAGTAAATTCTTCTAACGGGTCTGGATGTATAATTGCACATTGTATGGGTCTAGGTAAAACTCTTCAAGTAATTGCCTTGGGTCATACACTTTTAACACATGAAAAAACTGGTGTTAAAACAATTATGATCGTTTGTCCCTTGAGCACGGTACTTAATTGGGTAAATGAATTTACGAATTGGTTAAAGGATATAGAACATGACATCGAGATTTACGAAATGACTAA ATTAAGGAAAAATATAGAACGAAAGTTTCAATTGGAAAGCTGGCAAAGAACTGGTGGTGTACTCATTATTGGTTATGAAATGTTTAGGAATCTAAGTGGCacaaataataaaatgagaaaaaatatcAAAGAAGCAGTTTTACAGTACTTAATAAATCCTGGTCCAGATGTCGTAGTTTGCGATGAAGGACATTTACTAAAAAATGAGGATACTGCTCTCAGTAAATCAATGAAACAGATTAAAACATTACGGAGAATTGTACTTACAGGAACACCACTCcaaaataatttaatagaat ATCACTGTATGGTACAGTTTGTAAAGCCAAATCTTTTAGgaacgaagaaagaattttcaaacagATTTGGGAATCCAATAACTAATGGTCAATTTGATGATTCTACCGAATATGATGTTACATTAATGAAAAAACGAGCATACGTTTTACATAAGATGTTAAAGGGTTGTGTACAAAGGTTTGATTATTCTGTACTAACACCATTTTTACCACCGAAACAGGAATATGTAATTTTTGTCAGTCTAACTGAAATGCAAATTAATATGTATCAATATTATTTGGATAATTTTGCAAG GCGAATACGCAATGCCAATGGATCTCTTTTCGCAGATTTTCAATCATTACAAAGAATATGGACACATCCTTTGGTTTTGCGAATGAATGCAGAAAAGATAGAaaagataaatgaaaaaaaattcgaaatcAGTGATTCGGAGGGTTCTTTAAAAGACTTTATTGACGATGCCGAAATAGAGACTACGACCAGTATGAGTACTGAAGAAGATGATGATATTGTAACCATTGATACAAATGTTACAAAAAATATAAGAACTAATTCAAAAAATAATAGACCAG AAGCTGAAATAATTCCTGAAGAAtctgaaaagaaagaagaggaatgGTGGTTACAGTTTGTTAAACTTGAACACTTTGAAGATATGAGAGTTTCTTCCAAATTGATACTTCTTTTTGGAATCCTGAAGGAATGTGAACAAATCGGAGACAAAGT CTTGGTATTTTCACAATCGTTGTATTCATTATCTCTAATCGAGCAGTTTCTTGAAAAAATCGATAATACAACACAAAACGGTGAAAATTTGGAATATATAGATGGACATACTGGAAGTTGGTCATTGGGGTTGGACTACTTTCGGATGGATGGTCAAACATCCGCTGAAAATAGAAACGCATGGTGCAGAATATTTAATGAACCATCAAATACAAGAGCAAGATTGTTCCTAATCTCAACCAGAGCAGGTGGACTGGGAATTAATTTAACCGCTGCCAATCGTGTTATTATTTTTGACGCAAGTTGGAATCCTTCTCATGATGTCCAAAGTATATTTCGTGTATACAG aTTTGGTCAAAAGAAACCATGTTACGTTTATCGATTTCTAGCAGCTGGAACGATGGAAGAAAAGATCTACAATCGACAAGTGACGAAACTATCACTTTCTTGTAGAGTCGTCGATGAGCAACAAATAGAACGTCATTATAGCAATCAAAATTTAAATGAATTGTACACATTTGAACGAAACAATGGAGAGAAACCTACTCTGAATTTGCCTAAAGATAGATTATTagcagaaatatttttaaaatataaaaattttgtgGAGAACTATCATGAACATGATTCTCTTTTGGAAAATAAA GCAGAGGAAGAACTGAATGAAGAAGAAAGGAAGCAAGCTTGGTTAGAATatgaagaggaaaagaaaggaaaaccgCCAATAATGCCATCATATTCAATGGCGTTCCCAAATAATATGATGTTAAATCAATATAAGATACCGCCACCATTGGGTATTGGTACGGATTATGAAAAACTTCGAATACTTCTTCAAAAGGAT tATCCTAATGCAACACCACAAACCCAACAAATGATGACTGCTAATGTATTAACAAATATGTACAATTACATGGAACAACATTCTTTCTACAATACCGCAAATTCAATAATCGATCAG AATCCAAACTTAACTTCAGTACCCAATATGGCTCAAACATCTTATTCAGTAccgaatagaattaaaaatttgacCAATCAACAGAAAGATTATAGGATTACTGATATTAGATCTGGAGATGTTGATGATGATGTTATAGAG GTAATATCAACCACagtaaataacaaaaataaaaatcaagaggaatga